One segment of Rickettsiella grylli DNA contains the following:
- the mutY gene encoding A/G-specific adenine glycosylase, producing the protein MTLTPAQFQKKILTWFHQSGRKHLPWQQVQSPYFTWLSEIMLQQTQVTTVIPYFQRFTHHFPTLSSLANASLDEVIRLWSGLGYYARARHLHRCAQIIEEKYKGKFPQALILLQNLPGIGRSTAGAIRALAFNQPAAILDGNVKRVFSRFHTLSGWPGLTHVNKQLWTLAERYTPHNKHVRHYTQAMMDLGALICTPKHAQCTECPLQRHCKAYKEDCVIHYPSSKPVKMNPSRAITMVILINARQEILLEKRPPRGIWGGLWSLPECTITEKIKNFCKKNYHCETEKSIKNYPFLKHTFSHFQLEIRPVAIRVKKWSPPQMESNPIVWYNKQQLASIGLAAPVKKLLNQLIEA; encoded by the coding sequence GTGACATTAACACCTGCCCAATTTCAAAAAAAAATTCTCACCTGGTTCCATCAATCCGGTCGTAAACATTTGCCCTGGCAACAAGTCCAATCTCCTTATTTTACGTGGCTTTCGGAAATTATGCTGCAACAGACGCAAGTAACGACAGTCATTCCTTACTTTCAACGTTTTACCCATCATTTTCCGACATTATCTTCATTAGCGAACGCCTCACTGGATGAAGTGATTCGTCTCTGGTCGGGTCTTGGTTATTATGCGCGTGCACGTCATTTACATCGTTGTGCGCAAATCATTGAAGAAAAATATAAAGGCAAATTTCCGCAAGCGTTAATCTTATTACAAAATTTACCCGGCATCGGCCGATCCACTGCAGGTGCTATACGGGCGTTAGCCTTTAACCAGCCTGCTGCCATACTTGACGGTAACGTGAAACGGGTGTTCAGTCGGTTTCACACGCTTTCTGGTTGGCCCGGTTTAACGCACGTCAATAAACAACTGTGGACCCTTGCGGAACGTTATACGCCTCACAATAAGCACGTCCGCCATTATACGCAAGCGATGATGGATCTCGGCGCATTAATTTGCACACCAAAACACGCTCAATGTACTGAATGCCCTTTACAGCGTCACTGCAAAGCTTACAAAGAAGATTGTGTGATTCATTATCCTTCCTCTAAACCCGTTAAAATGAACCCTTCTCGGGCTATCACGATGGTCATTTTAATCAACGCGCGTCAAGAAATTTTATTAGAAAAAAGACCACCCCGTGGAATTTGGGGAGGCTTATGGAGCCTTCCCGAATGTACGATTACTGAAAAAATAAAAAATTTTTGTAAAAAAAACTATCATTGCGAAACGGAAAAATCGATAAAAAATTATCCGTTTTTAAAACATACCTTTAGTCATTTTCAACTTGAAATCCGCCCTGTTGCCATCCGCGTAAAAAAGTGGTCGCCTCCTCAGATGGAATCTAACCCTATAGTCTGGTATAACAAACAACAACTCGCTTCTATAGGTCTTGCAGCACCGGTTAAAAAATTATTAAATCAACTGATAGAGGCTTAA
- the miaA gene encoding tRNA (adenosine(37)-N6)-dimethylallyltransferase MiaA, producing the protein MGPTACGKTQCAIDLLSYFDLEIISVDSAMIYRGMDIGTAKPSPLTLKQAPHRLINTHDPSEVYSAAEFRSDAINAIDAILNQGRIPLLVGGTMLYFHVLQQGIDALPAANFTIRQQLKTEQATLGLKKLHERLSVIDPIAAQRIHPHDSQRIFRALEVAQLSGNSLTALQTTSSNTLPYYFINIALFPNDRYRLHQTIADRFQTMLAQGFLEEVETLFKRDDLHTDLPAIRTVGYRHLWNYLQGTFSYAHMKDRAIIATRQLAKRQLTWLRSWKTLNTFACYESDTTKKMVHLIKTNLKNANF; encoded by the coding sequence ATGGGCCCCACCGCGTGTGGAAAAACGCAATGCGCTATCGATTTACTGTCTTATTTCGATCTCGAAATTATTAGTGTCGATTCAGCAATGATTTATCGTGGCATGGATATTGGAACCGCCAAACCTTCCCCACTCACATTAAAACAGGCTCCCCATCGACTCATTAATACGCATGATCCCAGTGAAGTTTATTCTGCGGCTGAATTTAGAAGCGATGCCATAAACGCGATAGACGCTATTTTAAATCAAGGGCGCATCCCTTTATTGGTTGGCGGAACGATGCTCTATTTTCATGTTTTGCAACAAGGTATCGACGCGTTACCCGCTGCAAATTTTACGATACGTCAGCAGCTCAAAACGGAACAAGCCACTCTTGGCTTAAAAAAGCTACATGAGCGTTTATCGGTGATTGATCCCATCGCCGCACAGCGTATTCATCCCCATGATTCCCAACGTATCTTTCGTGCACTCGAGGTTGCTCAGCTCTCAGGAAATTCATTAACCGCGTTACAAACAACGTCTTCCAACACGTTACCCTATTATTTTATTAATATTGCTTTGTTTCCCAATGATAGATATCGCTTGCATCAAACCATTGCGGACCGTTTTCAAACCATGTTAGCACAAGGATTTTTAGAAGAAGTTGAAACATTATTTAAACGAGACGATCTTCATACTGATTTACCCGCGATTCGCACGGTGGGTTATCGACACCTCTGGAATTATTTACAGGGTACATTTTCGTATGCTCACATGAAGGATCGCGCCATTATTGCCACACGACAACTCGCTAAACGTCAATTAACCTGGCTACGTTCCTGGAAAACGTTGAATACGTTCGCCTGTTATGAGTCTGATACGACCAAAAAAATGGTTCATTTAATTAAAACGAACTTAAAAAACGCTAATTTTTAG
- a CDS encoding DUF1338 domain-containing protein, whose protein sequence is MLNHVKRTIFNQLWKNYSVHVKEIESIQYYMKEQFQETFIQDHFALIDLPGPHTGIEVLTCLFSYLGYEKRGQGYLAEKQNNFRWLSEAIKQDTLAINAPPQIVVADFRREALSPKILEIIDYYAGFAPALEVNQLKFLHQRTVQQDENAADQLSHFILNYLQTRDWPLPTVKEYEIVKSQNELLAWVLVMGRHVNHFAWSIHLSKKFRHLSHFNDILNSQLMISLNQKGGVIKGNRTKGIEQSSTQASMRSVELADGQIDLADRFIEFVWRFPKKVGDNRFWDDYFTGFVADNARHVVESLYLLSES, encoded by the coding sequence ATGTTAAACCACGTTAAACGCACTATTTTTAATCAACTGTGGAAAAATTATAGCGTTCATGTAAAGGAAATAGAAAGTATTCAGTATTACATGAAAGAACAGTTTCAAGAAACGTTCATTCAGGATCATTTTGCATTGATTGATTTACCGGGTCCGCATACAGGTATCGAGGTGTTGACGTGTTTGTTTTCTTATCTGGGTTATGAAAAACGTGGGCAAGGTTATTTAGCCGAAAAACAAAATAATTTTAGATGGCTTTCTGAAGCAATCAAACAGGATACGTTAGCTATCAACGCGCCCCCCCAAATTGTTGTGGCTGATTTTCGACGTGAAGCCTTATCGCCTAAAATTTTAGAAATTATTGATTATTATGCAGGATTCGCACCCGCTTTGGAGGTGAATCAACTGAAGTTTTTACACCAACGGACCGTGCAGCAGGATGAAAACGCAGCCGATCAATTAAGCCATTTTATTCTGAATTACCTTCAAACAAGAGATTGGCCACTTCCTACTGTAAAAGAATATGAAATCGTAAAAAGTCAAAATGAATTATTAGCATGGGTATTAGTGATGGGTCGCCACGTCAATCATTTTGCATGGTCTATCCATTTATCTAAAAAATTTCGTCATTTAAGTCACTTTAATGACATTTTAAATTCTCAATTAATGATTTCATTGAACCAAAAAGGAGGTGTGATCAAAGGAAATAGAACGAAAGGGATTGAACAAAGTTCGACACAAGCGAGTATGCGCTCCGTAGAACTTGCCGATGGACAAATTGATTTGGCGGACAGGTTTATTGAATTTGTTTGGCGTTTCCCCAAAAAAGTAGGAGACAATCGATTCTGGGATGATTATTTTACGGGATTTGTTGCAGATAACGCGCGTCATGTGGTTGAATCACTTTATTTACTTTCGGAATCATAA
- a CDS encoding bifunctional glycosyltransferase family 2/GtrA family protein: protein MLIDTSPTILIPAYQPNDNLVLLIKALRDKQSQQRIIVVDDGSCPEKQTIFSKIQPFNIELLRHSKNRGKGQALKTGFQHWLGTRHPEEGGIVTADADGQHSPHDILHLSAIFVQNPSMLYLGKRTFNQAPVPWRSRWGNKLTKYILRLFNKTHLEDTQTGLRAIPHQLIVHLLNLNACGYEFELEMLLIAEKQQFTIREIPIQTIYLENNRSSHFNPFVDSIKIYFVFIRFAAISLISAAIDFALFSLTYWLKKNIFLAVLLGRILSATFNFKLNQHLTFKSKNPGLSAALKYTALASFLGFIAYSLIQFIHGLGINVYSSKIIAEIALFILSFTLQRFFIFNKIPLLEAKS from the coding sequence ATGTTAATCGACACTTCACCGACTATTCTCATTCCTGCTTATCAACCAAATGATAATCTCGTTCTATTAATAAAAGCGTTACGTGATAAGCAGTCTCAGCAGCGAATTATTGTTGTGGATGATGGATCCTGCCCGGAAAAACAAACTATTTTTTCAAAAATTCAACCGTTTAACATTGAACTTCTCCGTCATTCCAAAAATAGAGGCAAAGGCCAAGCCTTGAAAACAGGGTTTCAGCATTGGTTAGGAACACGTCATCCCGAGGAAGGTGGCATTGTGACCGCGGATGCCGATGGCCAACATTCACCGCACGATATTTTGCATCTTTCTGCTATTTTTGTACAAAATCCTTCGATGCTCTATTTAGGGAAACGCACCTTTAATCAAGCACCCGTTCCCTGGCGTAGTCGATGGGGAAATAAACTGACGAAATATATTTTACGTTTGTTTAATAAAACACACTTAGAAGATACGCAGACTGGTTTACGGGCTATTCCTCATCAATTGATCGTACACCTATTAAATTTAAATGCGTGCGGCTATGAATTTGAGCTAGAAATGTTATTAATTGCTGAAAAACAACAATTTACTATTCGAGAAATCCCTATACAAACTATTTATTTAGAGAATAATCGCTCTTCGCATTTTAACCCCTTCGTTGATTCTATCAAAATTTATTTTGTGTTTATCCGTTTTGCTGCTATCTCATTAATTTCCGCTGCCATTGATTTTGCATTATTTTCCTTAACGTATTGGTTGAAAAAAAATATATTTCTCGCTGTTTTATTGGGACGAATTTTATCGGCGACGTTCAATTTCAAACTCAATCAGCATCTCACGTTTAAAAGTAAAAACCCTGGATTGTCCGCTGCATTAAAATATACTGCATTAGCCAGTTTTTTAGGTTTCATCGCTTACAGCCTCATTCAATTTATTCATGGGTTAGGGATTAACGTGTATAGTAGTAAAATTATTGCTGAAATTGCATTGTTTATTCTTTCATTTACGTTACAACGCTTTTTTATTTTTAATAAAATACCGTTATTGGAAGCAAAATCTTAA
- the mutL gene encoding DNA mismatch repair endonuclease MutL, with the protein MLSRIQRLPHHLANQIAAGEVIERPASIVKELIENSLDADSQHIDIDILKGGIQRIRVRDDGRGIHKEDLILALDRHATSKMNTLNDLERIKTLGFRGEALASISAIARLRLSSSIETTHGGWMITSDYHHDRIADPVPCPHTQGTCVEIQDLFFNTPARRKFLKSEQTEFGHIENIVTRLSLSHFSTRFTLHHNKQRIYHLLPAPDEITKEKRIATLCHPSFIENAIYIDMQATDLHLWGWISLPTFSRSQPDLHYFYVNQRIIKDKLINHAIKHAYQDVLYKGRHPGFILFLEIDPSAVDVNAHPAKYEVRFRESRLVYDFVKQSLLNALANTYPQSPPCSDPLPVQSTELSQKIVDRPMPPPHSQQNHLPLQVTKNDVPLATKTVHDASVMVQDAQKLFIAEEPTVSQVKKSNEKPIADPPLGFALAQLRGIYILAENTQGLIIVDIHAAHERILYERLKQNLQSAGLKTQVLLLPITLTLTREELQFVEQCKQLLTQFGFEIETLGPETVVIRQIPELLSDTNIEQLIHDVLNDLTQHDESQQLSVKINELLSSIACHSAIRAHRTMTLPEMNQLLRDMEQTLRSNQCNHGRPTWKQWSISEIDRLFYRGH; encoded by the coding sequence ATGTTGAGTCGCATCCAACGTTTACCCCATCATCTAGCCAACCAAATTGCTGCCGGAGAAGTCATCGAACGACCTGCATCGATCGTCAAAGAATTAATTGAAAATAGTCTCGATGCCGATAGCCAACACATTGATATCGATATCCTAAAAGGCGGCATTCAACGCATTCGGGTCCGTGATGATGGTCGAGGGATCCATAAAGAAGATTTAATTTTAGCATTAGATCGGCATGCCACAAGCAAAATGAATACACTCAATGATTTAGAGCGAATCAAGACGCTCGGATTTCGTGGTGAAGCATTAGCCAGTATCAGTGCGATTGCTCGTCTTCGCTTAAGCTCCTCGATAGAAACTACACACGGCGGTTGGATGATCACATCCGATTATCATCACGATCGCATCGCCGACCCGGTTCCTTGTCCGCATACACAAGGAACCTGTGTCGAAATTCAGGATTTGTTTTTTAATACCCCTGCACGACGCAAATTTTTAAAATCTGAACAAACTGAATTCGGTCATATCGAAAATATAGTGACCCGTTTAAGTCTTAGCCATTTTTCCACCCGCTTTACATTACACCACAATAAACAACGTATTTATCACCTTCTTCCCGCCCCTGATGAGATAACGAAAGAAAAACGTATTGCAACGCTATGTCATCCTTCGTTCATAGAAAATGCAATTTATATTGATATGCAGGCGACCGATTTACACTTATGGGGCTGGATTTCATTACCCACGTTTTCACGCAGTCAACCTGATCTCCATTATTTTTACGTGAACCAGCGTATTATTAAAGACAAATTAATCAATCATGCCATTAAACACGCGTATCAAGATGTACTTTACAAAGGTCGTCACCCTGGTTTTATTTTATTTCTCGAAATCGATCCCTCCGCTGTCGACGTCAATGCACATCCTGCGAAATATGAAGTTCGTTTTCGCGAAAGCCGTTTAGTTTATGATTTTGTGAAGCAAAGCCTGCTCAACGCGTTAGCCAACACTTACCCCCAATCACCGCCGTGCTCGGACCCATTGCCCGTTCAATCCACTGAATTATCTCAAAAAATCGTCGATAGACCGATGCCTCCCCCGCATTCTCAACAAAATCATTTACCTTTACAGGTTACAAAAAATGATGTTCCCCTCGCGACGAAAACGGTGCATGATGCGTCTGTTATGGTTCAAGACGCTCAAAAATTATTCATCGCAGAAGAACCTACGGTTTCTCAGGTAAAAAAATCAAATGAAAAACCGATAGCGGATCCACCGTTAGGTTTTGCGTTAGCTCAACTACGGGGTATTTATATCTTAGCTGAAAATACGCAAGGATTGATTATCGTCGATATTCATGCTGCACATGAGCGCATCCTTTATGAACGCTTAAAACAAAATTTACAGTCAGCGGGTTTAAAAACACAAGTTTTATTACTTCCTATCACATTAACGCTGACTCGAGAAGAACTTCAGTTCGTCGAACAATGTAAACAGTTATTGACACAATTTGGGTTTGAAATAGAAACACTGGGACCTGAAACCGTTGTCATTCGGCAAATTCCTGAGCTTTTATCAGACACGAATATCGAACAATTAATCCATGACGTTTTGAACGATTTAACGCAACACGACGAAAGTCAACAATTATCGGTAAAAATAAATGAATTACTGTCCAGTATTGCCTGTCACAGCGCGATCCGTGCTCATCGCACGATGACGCTGCCAGAAATGAATCAATTGCTTCGAGATATGGAACAAACCTTACGCAGTAATCAATGCAATCATGGTCGACCCACCTGGAAACAATGGTCAATCTCTGAAATTGACCGCTTATTTTATCGTGGACACTAA
- a CDS encoding MFS transporter: MLTRSQKNVIFSACIGTLLEWYDFSLYAYLAGLFAKIFFLSLPSIGLLLSYGVFAVGYLARPVGAVLFGYLGDTRGRKKALSLSVLLMAVATCGIGFLPHYSTIGVSAPGLLLFFRLMQGIAVGGEAFGSACFIVESIPSDKTGFFSALIWASSVMGLLLGSFIVFIIFVSFQDDFLYRFGWRFPFFLATISGLVAYYIRAKTAESREFQDLDKHNLIEKFPIKTIFVSYKRLLAQLMGLYLLSALITYLVFIFMPVYLTDILGRSKLYVHALNNLLLMLLIVFDIFFGWLSDKYERKYLMLIGASGLLCLSYPLYVMVSQGSLLTMMIAQLIFTVFAASFQGPLMALTLDLIPAAIRFSLGALSYNLAYSFFGGTAPMVVIYLIAKTSNVAIPGLYLVFGASVALGSLLMIKSNNVHRFNPIAP, translated from the coding sequence ATGCTGACACGAAGTCAAAAAAACGTTATTTTTTCAGCGTGTATCGGAACGCTTTTAGAGTGGTATGACTTTAGTCTTTATGCCTATTTAGCGGGACTTTTCGCAAAAATTTTTTTTCTTTCCTTACCGTCGATAGGGTTGTTGCTCAGTTACGGCGTATTTGCGGTGGGTTATTTAGCGCGTCCTGTGGGTGCAGTACTATTCGGTTACTTGGGCGATACACGAGGTAGAAAAAAAGCGTTGAGTTTAAGCGTATTATTGATGGCCGTTGCAACGTGTGGCATAGGATTCCTGCCTCATTATTCAACCATTGGCGTGAGTGCGCCAGGACTATTACTTTTTTTTCGCTTAATGCAAGGGATTGCGGTCGGTGGGGAAGCGTTTGGTTCAGCGTGTTTTATTGTAGAGTCAATACCCTCTGATAAAACTGGATTTTTTTCCGCGTTAATCTGGGCAAGTTCCGTGATGGGCTTATTACTCGGATCCTTTATTGTTTTTATTATTTTTGTGAGTTTTCAAGACGATTTTCTTTATCGTTTTGGTTGGCGATTCCCCTTTTTTTTAGCGACGATAAGCGGTTTAGTCGCCTATTATATTCGAGCGAAAACGGCAGAATCACGCGAATTTCAAGATTTAGATAAACACAACTTAATCGAAAAATTTCCTATAAAAACAATTTTTGTTTCCTATAAACGATTACTGGCTCAATTAATGGGACTCTATTTATTATCTGCCTTGATAACGTATTTAGTTTTTATTTTTATGCCCGTTTATCTCACAGATATTCTGGGTCGTTCTAAGCTTTATGTGCATGCATTGAATAATTTACTATTAATGTTACTGATTGTGTTTGATATTTTTTTTGGCTGGCTTTCCGATAAATACGAACGAAAATATTTAATGTTGATAGGCGCAAGTGGACTACTCTGCTTGAGTTATCCGCTTTATGTCATGGTTTCACAGGGATCTTTGTTGACTATGATGATAGCGCAACTTATTTTTACGGTGTTTGCGGCCAGCTTTCAAGGACCTTTAATGGCGCTGACACTTGATTTAATTCCCGCGGCTATCCGTTTTAGTTTAGGTGCGTTGAGTTATAATCTCGCCTATTCTTTTTTCGGAGGAACAGCACCGATGGTGGTTATTTATTTAATAGCAAAGACGTCCAATGTGGCGATACCGGGACTCTATCTTGTCTTCGGTGCGAGTGTGGCCCTGGGGAGTTTACTAATGATTAAAAGCAATAACGTTCATCGTTTTAATCCGATTGCACCCTAA
- the tsaE gene encoding tRNA (adenosine(37)-N6)-threonylcarbamoyltransferase complex ATPase subunit type 1 TsaE, with product MFIKTEKETIQLAQNLAQCCPSQKRIIIFFEGELGAGKTFFIRSFLNALGYRSFIKSPTYTLMEKYNVGPFLIYHLDLYRFQSANEIFDMGLIDEWDFQGIWLIEWPNRASAFLPQPDIVCRLDILKTGRHIQFRAKSPDGKPIIQCLNKRLILYNRASYSH from the coding sequence ATGTTCATTAAAACAGAAAAAGAAACCATTCAACTCGCTCAAAACTTGGCCCAATGTTGTCCTTCCCAAAAAAGAATAATTATCTTTTTTGAAGGGGAATTGGGCGCTGGAAAAACATTTTTTATTCGTTCTTTTTTAAACGCGTTAGGCTACCGAAGTTTCATCAAAAGCCCCACCTATACGTTGATGGAAAAATATAACGTCGGCCCTTTTTTAATTTATCATCTTGATCTCTATCGTTTCCAATCCGCTAACGAAATTTTTGATATGGGCCTGATCGATGAGTGGGATTTTCAAGGAATATGGTTAATAGAATGGCCGAACAGGGCCTCTGCTTTTTTACCTCAACCGGATATTGTGTGTCGGTTGGATATCCTTAAAACCGGTCGGCACATCCAATTCCGTGCCAAAAGTCCAGACGGTAAACCTATCATACAATGTCTCAATAAACGTTTAATCCTGTATAATCGCGCTTCGTATTCTCACTGA
- a CDS encoding non-canonical purine NTP pyrophosphatase, with translation MNHKLYYVTNNAGKFEEVSHFFTKMAPSFHIKQWAIDIDEIQSLDQTIVVRDKVKKAYKRVQQPLLLDDGGLFFAAYHQFPGTLSKFVFQGLGFKGLLKLVEDDNRASFILQLAYTDGLQTELFEGICQGSIVLPEDFSSHPTLPLTAIFKPDGSDKTLAQLRYTDHFFHFSFRQRALKKFVDWYQTR, from the coding sequence TTGAACCATAAACTGTATTATGTGACGAATAACGCCGGTAAATTCGAAGAAGTGAGCCACTTTTTTACTAAAATGGCGCCCTCGTTTCATATCAAGCAATGGGCGATTGATATTGATGAAATTCAAAGCTTAGATCAAACGATCGTTGTGCGTGATAAGGTAAAAAAAGCGTATAAGCGGGTGCAACAACCTTTATTACTTGATGATGGTGGTTTATTTTTTGCAGCCTATCACCAATTTCCAGGGACATTATCGAAGTTTGTTTTCCAAGGGTTAGGTTTTAAAGGTTTATTGAAGTTGGTTGAAGACGATAATCGCGCCTCGTTTATTTTGCAATTAGCGTATACGGATGGTTTACAGACGGAGTTATTTGAAGGAATTTGTCAAGGGAGCATCGTGCTGCCAGAAGATTTTTCCTCACATCCTACGCTTCCCTTGACAGCTATTTTTAAACCAGACGGTTCCGATAAAACCTTGGCACAATTACGTTATACCGATCATTTTTTTCATTTTTCTTTTCGTCAACGCGCATTAAAAAAATTTGTGGATTGGTATCAGACCCGTTAA
- a CDS encoding oxidative damage protection protein — MNRTIYCLKLHTQAEGLDYPPYPGELGQRIYQSISKPAWQQWINHQTMLINEYRLSTYEPQAREFLKKEMEKFLFGTHETPMTASTE; from the coding sequence ATGAATCGAACAATTTATTGTCTTAAATTACACACACAAGCGGAAGGGCTTGATTATCCTCCTTACCCCGGAGAATTAGGTCAACGCATCTATCAATCCATTAGCAAACCGGCGTGGCAACAATGGATAAACCATCAAACCATGCTCATTAATGAATATCGTTTAAGTACCTATGAACCCCAAGCGCGTGAATTTTTAAAAAAAGAAATGGAAAAGTTTTTATTTGGCACTCATGAAACACCGATGACGGCGTCTACCGAATAA
- a CDS encoding AsmA family protein, protein MPKLFRIVLMLISAVILLGLVSLIGLVVFVNPNDLKPQISQAVTQFTGRQLHLDGNIQWSIFPWLGLQLNDASLANSPGFGRNPLAQIKKLDIQVRLLPLFHKQLEIGKLQLNGLALYLVKNAQGHVNWEGPWSSSSKTTPTHPDSHPLEHLKPLGFIVAGLGIRNGHIIYADQQKNKRYEITHLQLKSTHLAVNKRSPVDIQFNLNTNASMKAAVKLRSTLLWRADDNQLELNPFHLNTFLQDARTPKKELPFSLKGNIFIDLNKQTLNADKLMAFINHTPLTGHILGQNFLNNPYFTGSFTSPHMNVGRFVFKKMQLGFQFKDNLLTLKPIQGQFYQGHYQGDATINFNSKNPFITAQSQFNQINTASLFRDLTNMSQIQLAGLASLNFTLTTQGNTAESFIKNLNGQGQFNIDHGALKGINVSYWISFGKALLRHQVAPKKMNAETPFDQFNGRFTIVQGILNNPDLVIRSGRLRVHGKGVLNLPQQHIDYELMAQPLLADGSPEGVAIPIRISGPLQQVVISPILDQLSVGIIKEKLKGKLENTLKKLDLNKLFP, encoded by the coding sequence ATGCCTAAATTATTTCGTATTGTATTGATGTTAATAAGTGCCGTTATTTTATTAGGCCTGGTATCGTTAATCGGTCTTGTGGTCTTTGTGAATCCAAATGATCTGAAACCACAAATTAGTCAAGCCGTGACTCAATTTACGGGTCGCCAACTTCATCTCGATGGAAACATTCAATGGTCTATTTTTCCCTGGTTAGGTTTGCAATTAAATGACGCAAGCCTTGCGAATAGTCCTGGTTTTGGGAGGAACCCGCTCGCTCAAATTAAAAAATTGGATATTCAAGTCCGTTTGCTTCCTTTATTCCATAAACAATTAGAAATTGGTAAATTACAACTCAATGGATTGGCGCTTTATCTGGTAAAAAACGCTCAAGGTCACGTTAATTGGGAAGGACCTTGGTCCTCCTCTTCAAAAACAACCCCGACTCATCCGGATAGCCATCCTCTCGAACATTTAAAACCTCTTGGATTTATTGTTGCCGGTTTAGGTATTCGAAATGGTCACATTATCTACGCGGATCAACAAAAAAACAAACGCTATGAAATCACTCATCTTCAACTTAAAAGCACTCATCTTGCAGTGAATAAACGCTCCCCTGTTGATATCCAATTTAATTTAAATACCAATGCCTCTATGAAAGCTGCCGTTAAATTACGTTCAACGCTTTTATGGCGTGCAGACGATAATCAGCTTGAATTAAACCCGTTTCATTTAAATACTTTTTTACAAGACGCGCGCACTCCAAAAAAAGAACTGCCTTTTTCATTAAAAGGCAATATCTTTATCGATTTAAATAAACAAACGCTGAATGCGGATAAGCTTATGGCTTTTATTAACCACACCCCACTAACAGGCCATATTTTAGGTCAGAATTTTTTGAATAATCCGTATTTTACAGGGAGTTTTACTAGCCCACACATGAACGTCGGACGGTTCGTTTTCAAAAAGATGCAGCTTGGTTTTCAATTTAAGGATAACTTACTCACACTGAAACCCATTCAGGGTCAATTTTATCAAGGTCATTATCAAGGCGATGCGACGATCAATTTTAATTCAAAAAATCCATTCATCACGGCTCAAAGTCAATTTAATCAAATTAATACGGCGTCACTCTTTCGCGATTTAACGAATATGAGTCAAATCCAGTTAGCCGGTTTAGCGTCATTGAATTTTACGCTCACGACACAAGGAAACACAGCGGAATCCTTCATAAAAAATCTAAACGGACAAGGTCAATTTAATATTGATCACGGGGCTTTAAAAGGAATTAATGTATCGTATTGGATAAGCTTCGGCAAAGCGCTTCTTAGACATCAGGTTGCGCCTAAAAAAATGAATGCAGAAACCCCATTCGACCAATTCAATGGACGCTTTACAATCGTTCAGGGAATACTGAACAACCCCGATTTAGTCATCCGTAGTGGTCGTTTACGTGTTCATGGTAAAGGGGTATTGAATTTGCCTCAACAACACATCGATTATGAATTAATGGCTCAACCACTATTAGCGGACGGTAGTCCTGAAGGAGTCGCTATCCCTATTCGAATTTCTGGTCCCTTGCAACAGGTGGTCATTAGTCCCATTCTGGATCAATTGAGTGTTGGCATCATTAAAGAAAAGCTGAAAGGAAAGCTTGAAAATACTTTAAAAAAGCTGGATCTCAATAAACTATTTCCATAA